ATAGCAATTATTCTCCAGATAAAATTCCCTATGATAGAAGTTCTATGGATATAATTTTAAATGGAGCAAATTATGGAGATGAAAAGACAGGGGCATTTATGCCCTATGGAAATTCAAGTCAGGAAGGACAAAAAATTAAGGCTCAAAATTTAGCTAATGCAAGTGTGTATGAAATAAACTTAAATAATAATAAATCAGTCTTATATGCGTCAGGTTTAAGAAATATCACTGGGTGGGATTTTGATGATAAAGGAGATTTAATTGGAATTATCGGAGGCATGGAGAATGTTGGAGAAAGGCCTGTTGCAATGGATTCTGATTACCTTTATAAAATAGATAAAGGTAAGTGGTATGGATGGCCAGATTTTAGTGGAGGAGATCCAATAAATTCACCTAGATTTAAAGGAGAAAAATTAGTAGCACCACTAATTGCAAATCCACCTAATAAAATTGTAGCAGGTCCAATTTATAAATATACTGAAGCTGGAACTATGAGGTATTTAGCTATAGATAAAGAAGGTAAGATATTAGATAAAGATACAAAAATATATTACGATAGTAAGCAAAATATTATAACTTCATTAAGTTCAAATTATATTATTTCTGATTTGCTAAAGTTAAAAGATAAGAGTGAAATAAAAGGCATAAAATATTATGAAGGCGATGTTTATATATTAGATTCAGGACTTGGCTGTATTTATAAAATGCAAGCTAATAATTTAAAATTTCAATTTAAACTTCCAATGCAGGTTTGGATATTTGTGGGAGTAATGTTGGCGATATTAGTAAGTTTAATTATTTATAAATTACAGCGTAAGAGAAAAATTAAAAGGTAATTAATTTTTATAGCAGTTTTAGAAAATAAATTTCTAGGCTGCTAATTTTTTTGTAATTTTTAGAGTGAAAAAGTAGTTTCAAATACTTGGAAAAAATTATAGATTTATATTAAAAATGAAAAATATTATATATCAAAATTCGAGTTAAGTCAACAAAGTTGTCTTAAAAAGTAGAATTTGAGGAATGAAAAGAAGTATTTGATAAAAATAATGAAAAAAATAAGAAAATTTCTTTTTATTCCAAATTTTATACGTTTAATTCTTAAAATAATGACATTTATTGGAGAAATAAAGAGGGATATATGGCCTTAAAAGGTTTAAATTACTAGTTTTATGGGAAAATAGCTATAATATATTATTAATTAGTATAGCTACAATTAAATTACAATACTATACTTTAGTATAATATTCAAGGTTATATTTTAATTGTATAATAACTTACAGAAAATATGAAAAATATTACAAGCATGAATTTAACAATATGATTGAAAAACATTATTTGAGGAGGATTAAAAGTGGATGTAATTCAGCAAACGAACAGAACCATATTATTTGAGGAAATCAATCCTGAAAAATTAGATTTACTTACAGTTGTAGGTGATACAAAGGGATTGAACAGCTTAAATGACGATAAGATAAAGGAAATTAATGAATTGCTTTTAGTAAACAGCTTTGATGAATTTTTAGAT
The window above is part of the Clostridium saccharoperbutylacetonicum N1-4(HMT) genome. Proteins encoded here:
- a CDS encoding glucose sorbosone dehydrogenase, with protein sequence MKRFLKFLIISIIIVVSAFGVFSVSSQYRMNTLGSNVSWSVAYKNCNGAEAFDKDENRNTYIAFDNSIKVIKENGLEENLIQDKTLKIENMIFYNNKLYFISKSELYSYGLNNKALKVLLDNIPCEGKYLDRNLIIKNSNLLLSIGSATNSGIASCDSNYSPDKIPYDRSSMDIILNGANYGDEKTGAFMPYGNSSQEGQKIKAQNLANASVYEINLNNNKSVLYASGLRNITGWDFDDKGDLIGIIGGMENVGERPVAMDSDYLYKIDKGKWYGWPDFSGGDPINSPRFKGEKLVAPLIANPPNKIVAGPIYKYTEAGTMRYLAIDKEGKILDKDTKIYYDSKQNIITSLSSNYIISDLLKLKDKSEIKGIKYYEGDVYILDSGLGCIYKMQANNLKFQFKLPMQVWIFVGVMLAILVSLIIYKLQRKRKIKR